TCAGATGATCCACGCTTATGTCATGATACGCGCAGAGAGCTATAAGGGCTTTTCTAGCCTGGGGCGTTAGGATCTCCTTGGGAGCCTCTTCAGCGCATCTCGCAACAGCCATAGCTATATCTATAACCTCCTCTATCGGGGCGTTGGTCTCTATATATCCCTCAGATGCACC
This region of Sulfolobales archaeon genomic DNA includes:
- a CDS encoding DUF2067 family protein — encoded protein: GASEGYIETNAPIEEVIDIAMAVARCAEEAPKEILTPQARKALIALCAYHDISVDHLIRILEDRGALVREPSGRIGLSRPIEDLRDLAL